The Gemella haemolysans genome includes a region encoding these proteins:
- a CDS encoding MurT ligase domain-containing protein: MLGFYRNLAKLTRTASKIAGKKGTDLPGKVLRKVNDNVLTKLASDFDEIVFVTGTNGKTTTSNLIGHTLKTAGENFINNFEGANMLDGIISTFAIQAKNDTKLAIIEIDEGSIRRVMKYITPTKFVINNFFRDQIDRFGEIDTLIATIGEQLEGKNIQLILNSDDPFVARLSKYGEDNIYFGISKDAYKFSDFGISESKFCPNCGMELIYDHVHYSQLGFYHCSKCDFKHRDVKYEVTNATVEPFINMTINEDTLIETKLAGDYNIYNLLAAYSLLKELGLQDEKIKYGLESYTATNGRMQSISLASGSTVLLNLAKNPAGLNASLAIANSIKEEINYLLVLNDNGADGIDISWIWDTDFDILNGQKINNIICSGKRAKELALRLKYSGLNANVVVLESISEAVEKLKSYKEKYAIAIPNYTALVETQKELEK; encoded by the coding sequence ATGCTAGGATTTTATAGAAATTTAGCGAAATTAACTAGAACTGCTAGTAAAATTGCAGGTAAAAAAGGAACGGATTTACCGGGTAAAGTATTAAGAAAAGTAAATGACAATGTACTAACGAAACTGGCTAGTGATTTTGATGAAATTGTATTCGTAACTGGAACAAATGGTAAGACAACTACATCAAATCTTATTGGACATACTCTAAAAACTGCTGGAGAAAATTTCATAAACAACTTTGAAGGAGCAAATATGTTGGATGGAATTATTTCAACTTTTGCCATTCAAGCTAAAAATGATACAAAGTTAGCTATTATCGAAATTGATGAAGGTTCAATTAGAAGGGTAATGAAATATATTACTCCTACTAAATTTGTTATCAATAATTTCTTCAGAGATCAGATTGATAGATTCGGTGAAATTGATACTTTGATAGCAACAATAGGCGAACAACTAGAAGGGAAAAATATTCAACTTATATTAAACAGTGATGATCCTTTCGTTGCAAGGCTTTCAAAATATGGTGAAGATAATATATACTTTGGTATTTCAAAAGATGCTTATAAATTTTCTGATTTTGGTATTTCAGAATCTAAATTCTGTCCTAATTGTGGAATGGAATTAATTTATGATCATGTTCACTATAGTCAACTTGGTTTTTACCACTGTTCTAAATGTGATTTTAAACACCGAGATGTTAAATATGAAGTAACTAATGCTACTGTAGAACCATTTATTAATATGACTATTAATGAAGATACTTTGATTGAAACAAAACTAGCTGGTGATTATAATATATATAATTTACTTGCAGCTTATTCACTTTTAAAAGAACTTGGATTACAAGATGAAAAAATAAAATACGGTTTAGAATCATATACTGCGACTAATGGACGTATGCAGAGTATTTCTTTAGCTAGCGGTTCAACAGTTTTATTAAATCTAGCAAAAAATCCTGCTGGATTGAATGCTTCTTTAGCAATTGCTAATTCGATAAAAGAAGAAATAAACTATCTATTAGTATTGAATGATAATGGTGCTGATGGTATTGATATATCATGGATTTGGGATACTGATTTTGACATACTGAACGGACAAAAGATAAATAATATTATCTGCTCTGGTAAGCGAGCAAAAGAATTAGCGTTGAGATTGAAGTATTCAGGACTTAATGCTAATGTAGTTGTTTTAGAAAGTATTTCAGAAGCAGTTGAAAAACTAAAAAGTTATAAAGAGAAATATGCAATTGCTATTCCGAATTATACGGCTTTAGTAGAAACTCAAAAAGAATTGGAGAAATAA
- a CDS encoding response regulator transcription factor, giving the protein MAERILIVDDEERIRKLLVMYLEKEGYIVDEASNGHDGLERLKYMDYSCVLLDVQLPMLNGKSILSELRKTKATPVIIMSAQADEQSRVEGFELGADDYVIKPFSPRELMLRINAILQRTKRSVFYTPELYTKDVLVFPGLIIDVNSHKVIVEDSEVLLTPKEFDLLLFLAKSPDKAFKRNEILRAVWDYDFYSDLRTVDTHIKRVRKKFDKISPKVAQMIVTVWGIGYKFDTSQNSL; this is encoded by the coding sequence GTGGCAGAAAGAATATTAATAGTAGATGATGAGGAAAGAATTAGAAAATTATTAGTAATGTATCTAGAAAAAGAAGGATATATTGTAGATGAAGCTAGTAATGGTCATGATGGTTTAGAACGTCTAAAATATATGGATTATTCTTGTGTGTTATTAGATGTGCAATTACCGATGTTAAATGGTAAGTCTATTCTATCTGAACTTAGAAAAACTAAGGCTACTCCTGTAATAATAATGTCTGCCCAAGCAGATGAACAAAGTAGGGTTGAAGGTTTTGAATTAGGTGCAGATGATTATGTAATTAAACCGTTTAGTCCGAGAGAGCTTATGTTAAGGATCAATGCTATTCTTCAACGTACAAAACGTAGTGTATTTTATACTCCGGAGCTATATACGAAGGATGTGTTAGTTTTCCCTGGTTTAATTATTGATGTTAATTCACATAAAGTAATTGTTGAGGATAGTGAAGTTTTATTAACACCTAAAGAGTTTGATTTATTACTGTTTTTAGCTAAATCACCGGATAAGGCTTTTAAGCGTAATGAAATTTTACGTGCTGTATGGGATTATGATTTTTATTCTGATTTAAGAACTGTAGATACTCATATCAAGCGTGTAAGAAAAAAATTCGATAAAATTTCTCCAAAGGTTGCTCAGATGATTGTTACTGTTTGGGGAATAGGGTATAAATTTGATACATCACAAAATAGTCTATAA
- a CDS encoding pseudouridine synthase — protein sequence MAERLQKLIAASGYTSRRKAEQLILDGKVSVNGEVVKELGVKAEPSDIIIVEGVRLLKENKRYYLFYKPEKVITSMSDEKDRTCVKDFFEDVNERVVPVGRLDYDTSGALIMSNDGEFINLITHPKHKIRKTYVAKINGKLEDNHLRILRNGVRIDNYKTAKAEVNIVKNKNKSGNTLVRLTIHEGKNRQVRRMFEALGYEVMKLKRESIEDLTLEGLKKGEYRTLTIHEVKRLINKAKNGEK from the coding sequence ATGGCAGAAAGACTGCAAAAATTAATAGCTGCATCAGGATATACTTCAAGAAGAAAGGCAGAACAATTAATTCTTGATGGAAAAGTAAGTGTTAATGGAGAAGTTGTAAAAGAACTAGGTGTAAAAGCCGAACCAAGTGATATTATTATCGTAGAAGGTGTTCGTTTACTAAAAGAAAATAAGAGATACTATCTATTTTATAAACCTGAGAAGGTTATTACATCAATGTCAGATGAAAAAGATAGAACATGTGTAAAAGACTTCTTTGAGGATGTTAATGAACGTGTTGTACCTGTTGGAAGACTAGACTACGATACGTCTGGGGCACTTATAATGTCAAATGATGGTGAGTTTATTAATTTAATAACGCACCCTAAACATAAGATTAGAAAGACATACGTTGCGAAAATTAATGGTAAATTAGAAGATAATCACCTTAGAATTCTTCGTAATGGTGTGAGAATCGATAATTATAAAACTGCTAAAGCAGAAGTGAATATCGTAAAAAATAAAAACAAGAGTGGTAATACTTTAGTTAGATTAACTATCCACGAAGGGAAAAATAGACAAGTTAGAAGAATGTTTGAAGCTTTAGGATATGAAGTTATGAAACTTAAACGTGAATCTATTGAAGATTTAACATTAGAAGGTTTGAAAAAAGGTGAATATAGAACCCTTACGATTCACGAGGTTAAAAGACTTATTAATAAAGCTAAGAATGGTGAGAAGTAA